Genomic segment of Flavobacteriales bacterium:
GCCGAGCAAATTCCGGTATGCACCTTTAAAAGACATTTTTCGGAAGTGGATAAGCCAACATTGTGCTTTTTGTGCATAAGCTCCACTGCCTTTTGGCATGATAACCATAGTTTTTGAAATAATTTTGTCATTATACTCTTTCAAACCAATTTTTGGTTAAACAATCACGAAGCTGCGTTCTGGCACGTTCCAACATTTTCCAATAGTTGGCTTTGCTTAATCCAATTTCTTCAATGGTTATTTCTGATTCTAAATATTTTATCATAACAGATTGTTTCCAGCGTTCAGGCAAATTTTCGATGCAAAAGGCAAAGGTTTTTCTAAATTCCAAATCATCCAATAGATTGTCGGTTTCCCAGGGTTGTGGGGCAAACTCCGATTTCCAATGTCCTTTTTCGTCAAACCAATCAGTTGAATCTTGTTCTGAGAAAGTCTCCTTATTTCGATAAACCTGACGTAAATAATCCAGAATTTTATTTTTTAAAATGGAAAACAACCAGGTTTTAGGCGAACTCTTGTGTTGAAATTTGTCGAATGATTGATGGGCTGCCAAAAAGGTTGTTTGCACTAAATCTTCAGCCACCTGAACATCATTTATACGTTTAAGAGCATACGAAAACAATGCATCTGTGTGTTCATTAACCCATTGAGTCAAAATGTAGTTCGAGTTGTTTTCTGCACCGCCAACCGCCATGGCTGCGAAAATAGAAAGGATGTATAGAACCCAATATTGCATTTTGGATAACTGACAGTTATATTACCAATGCAGTAAAAAGTACCAATGGATCCAAAACGTTGTTTTTACTTTTCATTTTTTCACTTGTCACTTGAAAGGTAAATCTTAATTTTGCTCACTTTTTTTAATATAACAGGCAATGATAATCGGAGTACCTAAAGAGATTAAAAACAACGAAAACCGAGTGGCATTAACCCCAGCAGGTGTGGCAGAATTTAAAAAGCACGGACACACTGTTTATGTGCAATCAACAGCTGGATTGGGCAGCGGTTTTTCGGATGAAGAATATGTAAAAGCCGGAGCACAAATGCTTCCAACTATTGAAGAAACCTACGCCATTGCAGAAATGATTATTAAGGTTAAAGAACCTATTGAGTCGGAGTATGGTTTGATTAAAAAGAATCAACTTTTATTTACCTATTTCCACTTTGCAAGCTATGAGCCATTAACACATGCCATGTTGAAAAGCGGTGCTGTTTGTTTGGCCTACGAAACGGTAGAAAAAGCCGATAGAAGTTTGCCTCTATTGGTTCCAATGAGCGAAGTAGCCGGAAGAATGAGTACTCAAGAAGGAGCAAAATATTTGGAAAAACCGATGGGCGGAAGAGGTATTTTGCTTGGTGGTGTACCCGGTGTTAAACCAGCCGAAGTATTGGTGCTTGGTGGCGGAATTGTTGGTACGCAAGCCGCAAAAATGGCTGCCGGATTAGGTGCTCATGTTACAATGATGGACATCTCTTTACCTCGATTGAGAGAGTTGGATGATATCATGCCCGAAAACGTAGATACTGTTTACAGCAACGAATACAACATCAGGGAAGCAATCAGAAAGGCTGATTTGATAATTGGTGCAGTATTAATTCCTGGAGCAAAAGCTCCTCACCTTATCACTCGCGATATGTTGAAAGATATGCGTCCGGGAACTGTTCTTGTTGACGTGGCCGTTGATCAAGGTGGATGTTTTGAAACCACCAAACCCACCACCCACCAAGACCCTACCTATGTAATTGACGGAGTAATACACTACTGTGTGGCTAACATGCCGGGTGCTGTGCCTTATACTTCAACATTGGCTTTGACTAATGCCACCTTGCCGTATGCTCTTCAATTGGCAAATAAAGGTTGGAAACAAGCATGCAGCGACAATAACGAATTGAAGTTAGGTCTAAACGTAGTTGACGGAAAGGTATGCTACAAAGGTGTTTCTGATGCCTTTGGTTTGGATTACTATCCTGTTGACGGGTTTTTGAACTAAGAAAAAATCTTGCATCTGAACTATAAAAAATATGGCGATTCACAGAGCGTCATCGTAATAGTTCATGGGCTTTTTGGAATGTTGGACAATTGGCACAATATTGCCAAAAAACTTTCTGAAAAATTTACCGTTTATGCCGTGGATGTTCGCAATCACGGTAGCTCCCCTCACTCTAATGAAATGTCTTACAACTTGGTTGCCAATGATTTGCAAGAATTTATGGACGACCATAACATCCAAAAGGCACATTTTATCGGTCATAGTATGGGCGGCAAGGCTGTTATGAAAATGGCCGATTTGCATCCTGCAGCCATTGATAAAATGATTTTGGTGGATATTGCCCCTAAACGTTATAAACCAGGGCATAATGAGTTGTTTGATGCCATGTTTGGTTTGGATTTGGAAAATATCGAAACTCGAACAGAAGCAGATCAAAAGTTGTCGGAATCAATTAAAGATGCGGGAATTCGCTTATTTCTTTTAAAAAATATAGAACGGAAAAAAGAAGGCGGATTTCAATGGAAAATGAATCTACATGCTCTTTACCATAATTATGATTCAATTATTGGAGAGGTGCAATTGGCTTGGCCATTTTCCAATCCTTGTTTATTTATTAGGGGCGAAAAGTCCAATTACATCTTACCATCTGATGAATCAAAAATTTTGGAGAAGTTTCCAAATGCACAGTTTGAAACCGTGGAAAATGCAGGACATTGGGTGCATGCGGATAATTCGGAGAGGTTTTTAAAATTGGTGTTAAAATTTTTGTAGGAACAGGCCTTTTAGGAACGCTGTAGGAACACGCTGTAGGAACACGCCTCGAGGCGTGTTCCTACAGCGTGTTCTATTTTTGATTATTCAACGGATGTTCCTTATCTCGTTCCCAATTTTTAACGTTGTGTTCGATGTAATAATAAATTCGGTTGTATTCTTCCTCATCTCGAATAATCCTATCATGAAAGCGAGCCTGCCATTTGAAATCGATAAGTCCATTTTCTCTACAAGTACGTGTAATCTTACCCTTAAAATGATTGACAAACGAACCCAAAGAACCTTTTTTTAATGGAGATAGATGCCCATATTTTGATTGAGATTGCGGTGGTTCGGCAGATTTTGATTCATTTTTTAACTCTATAATCAGATGAATATGGTTGGGCATTATAACCGACTTCTGTATTAAAACATCATCCTTAAATGCGGAAACGTTTTGGATGTTTTGATTTACAATTTCCCCAATATCTGACAATGTCATCTCAGAATTTGCGATTGAACCCAAATACGGAATCCGATTAGCACAAACAATGGTAATAAAATAGCACCAATTCGAGCTATAATCAAAATTCGGTAATCGGTATTGTTTGGTTTTTTTATACATGAAAAATAACGATTAACTGTAGGAACGCCTTGTAGGAACACGCCTCGAGGCGTGTTCCTACAAGACGTTCCTACAAATCAATACCCAAACAATTCTTCCAGTGAAAGAATCTTCACTGTACCAAGCGATTTTAGGTATTCCATATCCAGTTTTTCATCAGAGCCCAAAACAACGAGAATATAGTTGCCGCCCACACGGTTCTTATGGAACTCTGCCAAATCATTGAGCGAAATAGTCTCTAAACGCTGAGCAAGTTGGGCACGATTATCTTCCTCAATCCCCAATTTCAAACCTCGGTCATAGGCAAAAATAATTCCCATTTTCAATTGTCGGCCAGTTTGCAAACCTTGTTGCAATGCATTTTTGCTGTTGTTAAAAGTCTGGCTATCAAGTGGTATGGTGGTTAGCAAGTCGGTCATTGCCTCAATACTTTCTTTTAGTTTGTCTGCCTGTGTTCCCACATAACTCATCATATAATTATTTTCGCCAAGTTTTGAGGCAGAAACATAATAGCCATAGCATGAATAGGCCAAAGCCTTAGATTCTCTAATCTCTTGGAAAACGATACTACCCATGCCGCCACCAAAATATTCATTGAACACAGAAATATCTGCTGCATCATTGGGGTTTACCAAATTCGATTTTTTAATCCAATTAATTTCGGCTTGCACCATGTCGTAGTGGGCAAAATAGACAACTGGATTTGTTGGCTCTTGCATTACATACTGAACCGGATTGGGTGTTTGAAGTGGTGTTTTAACTTTTGGGTGATTCTTTTTCAATGATTTAACTAATGCTTTGGTTGATAATGGGCCACTATACCAAATTTTATGCGGGTATTTGGTCAAGTTTCGGATATAACTTGTCAATTCCTCTGCTTTTATAGATTTCAATTGTGATTCAGAAAGCAGGTTGTTTGCCGGATTTTTTTCGCCATACATAGCATACGAACGCAGTTTTGACATGATTGAATATTTGCTGGTTTTGGCATCAGCTCTCGATTTTAAAACTTGATCTACGAACTGATCTAATTTGGCTTGATCCGGCTGCACATCGGCCAACAAATGCTCAAAAAGAGCAAGGGCTTCGTTGTAGCTCGAAGCCAAACCGTTTAAATAAACATAGCTCTGCTCCGCACCTGCCGATACCCCGTAATTGCAAGCCAATTTGTAAAACTCAGAAGAAATTTCATCCGTTGTGTATTTACTTGTACCTAAAAGTTCGAGGTATTGAACAGCCAAGGCCAATTTTTGGTCGTGACGCGAACCCAAATCCAACACATAATAGAGGCTAAACAATTGCTCATCGCCGTTCTTTACTTTCCAAATGGGCGTTTTTCTAACATTAGAAAAAATGATTTCTTCCTTATAATCAAGTATTTGAGGTTGAATAGGATTTGGTTTTGTCGCTAAAACAGCAGCGGCAAAGTCCGAATTTTTTCCTCGGTTTACTTCCACCTTATTTATTTCAGGTTTTTCAATTTTTACAGATTCAGGTTTGTCGCCTTGTCTTTTATAAACAACAACATGACCATCTACATAATATTTTTTTGCAAAGTTTATAATGTCTTCTTTGCTGTAAGTCAGCATTTTATCGAGTTTGGCAAGTTCTTCTTGCCAATTGCCAACGATAAAACCATCCAACAAACTGTAGGCCGTGCCTTGATATGAATCAAAACGAGAAATGTTGCTCACTTTTTCATTTAACACAATGCTTTTTATCAATTCCATATCAAAATCGCCCGATTTTATTTTGGCAATTTGATCATAAAAAAGTTGCTCAAGCTCTTCCAATGTTTGTCCTTCATTCGGTTCGCCCGAAAAATAATGTAAACCACGTTCTTTTAATAACATTGGGCTGCAATATGCTTCCAAACACTTCTGAGCCTTAACCATGTTTACATCTATCAAACCGGTTTTGGAATTGGCCAATATCAAATCTACCAACTGCACCAACGTGGCTTCATTGCTCAGTGCGTCTGGCACGCGGTAGCCCATGGTTAGCGACTCCGACTCGGGCCCAACAACTTCTATTATTTTTTTTGTTGCAAGAGCTGTCTCATCATCAAAATTCTTAGTTGGAACAGCCTTGTTTTGCATGTAGGCAAAATTCTTTTTAATCAATTCGAAAGTGCTTTCATAGTCTAAATCTCCGGCCATGATTATGGCCATGTTATTTGGGACATAATAGGTGTGAAAATATTTTCGTATCTCTACCAAACTCGGATTTTTAAGATGCTCTATGGTGCCAATGGTGGTTTGTCGGCCATAGTTGTGATTTGGAAATGATGCTTCAAACAGTTTCTCGTAAACTTGTCGTCCTTCATTGTCCATGCCAATATTTTTCTCCTCATATACTGCCTCTAACTCAGTATGAAACAATCGCAAAATGGGGTTTCTGAATCGTTCTGCCTCAATTGTTAGCCAAGTTTCAACCTGATTAGCCGGAATATCATTAACATAAACTGTTTCTTCAAAACTGGTAAAAGCGTTGGTGCCATTGGCTCCAATGCTTTGCAGCATTTTGTCATATTCGTTGGCAATAGCATATTTCGATGCTAATCCAGAAACCGAATCAATGGCTCGATAAATTTCTTTTCGTTTTGCCTCATCGGTGGTATGATTATAGGCTTCATACAAATCATCAATTTGTTTAAGATAAATAGATTCTTGAGCATAATCAAGCGAACCAAATTTGTCTGTTCCTTTAAACAGCATGTGCTCTAAGTAATGAGCCAATCCGGTGTGATCAGAGGGGTCGCTGCTGCTTCCGGCTTTGGTGGCAATTAATGTTTGAATGCGAGGCTTGGTTTTATTCTGTGCCAAAATTACAGTCAGGCCATTCTCCAACTTATACCATCGGCTATTGCTTGGGTCGTTGGTGTAAGTGGTGTAGGAGTTTCCGTTTGCATCGGTGTTGGTTTGAGCCTGTTGTGCAAGAGCCATGTTCAAACCCATGGCAATTAGGATGATTGATAAGAGTTTTCTCATTCTTTTTTTTTCTTCAAAAAACGGAAAATTTGTTACAGTAAAAAAGTAATTAAATCAAATACGAAATATAATCATACAACGTTTTGCGATTTGTTTGGCACTTTCATTTACCTTTCATCCATAAATTGCATGAAGGTAGGCATTAAAATTTTAGGCAGATGA
This window contains:
- a CDS encoding sigma-70 family RNA polymerase sigma factor, coding for MQYWVLYILSIFAAMAVGGAENNSNYILTQWVNEHTDALFSYALKRINDVQVAEDLVQTTFLAAHQSFDKFQHKSSPKTWLFSILKNKILDYLRQVYRNKETFSEQDSTDWFDEKGHWKSEFAPQPWETDNLLDDLEFRKTFAFCIENLPERWKQSVMIKYLESEITIEEIGLSKANYWKMLERARTQLRDCLTKNWFERV
- the ald gene encoding alanine dehydrogenase, whose amino-acid sequence is MIIGVPKEIKNNENRVALTPAGVAEFKKHGHTVYVQSTAGLGSGFSDEEYVKAGAQMLPTIEETYAIAEMIIKVKEPIESEYGLIKKNQLLFTYFHFASYEPLTHAMLKSGAVCLAYETVEKADRSLPLLVPMSEVAGRMSTQEGAKYLEKPMGGRGILLGGVPGVKPAEVLVLGGGIVGTQAAKMAAGLGAHVTMMDISLPRLRELDDIMPENVDTVYSNEYNIREAIRKADLIIGAVLIPGAKAPHLITRDMLKDMRPGTVLVDVAVDQGGCFETTKPTTHQDPTYVIDGVIHYCVANMPGAVPYTSTLALTNATLPYALQLANKGWKQACSDNNELKLGLNVVDGKVCYKGVSDAFGLDYYPVDGFLN
- a CDS encoding alpha/beta fold hydrolase; translated protein: MLDNWHNIAKKLSEKFTVYAVDVRNHGSSPHSNEMSYNLVANDLQEFMDDHNIQKAHFIGHSMGGKAVMKMADLHPAAIDKMILVDIAPKRYKPGHNELFDAMFGLDLENIETRTEADQKLSESIKDAGIRLFLLKNIERKKEGGFQWKMNLHALYHNYDSIIGEVQLAWPFSNPCLFIRGEKSNYILPSDESKILEKFPNAQFETVENAGHWVHADNSERFLKLVLKFL
- a CDS encoding insulinase family protein translates to MRKLLSIILIAMGLNMALAQQAQTNTDANGNSYTTYTNDPSNSRWYKLENGLTVILAQNKTKPRIQTLIATKAGSSSDPSDHTGLAHYLEHMLFKGTDKFGSLDYAQESIYLKQIDDLYEAYNHTTDEAKRKEIYRAIDSVSGLASKYAIANEYDKMLQSIGANGTNAFTSFEETVYVNDIPANQVETWLTIEAERFRNPILRLFHTELEAVYEEKNIGMDNEGRQVYEKLFEASFPNHNYGRQTTIGTIEHLKNPSLVEIRKYFHTYYVPNNMAIIMAGDLDYESTFELIKKNFAYMQNKAVPTKNFDDETALATKKIIEVVGPESESLTMGYRVPDALSNEATLVQLVDLILANSKTGLIDVNMVKAQKCLEAYCSPMLLKERGLHYFSGEPNEGQTLEELEQLFYDQIAKIKSGDFDMELIKSIVLNEKVSNISRFDSYQGTAYSLLDGFIVGNWQEELAKLDKMLTYSKEDIINFAKKYYVDGHVVVYKRQGDKPESVKIEKPEINKVEVNRGKNSDFAAAVLATKPNPIQPQILDYKEEIIFSNVRKTPIWKVKNGDEQLFSLYYVLDLGSRHDQKLALAVQYLELLGTSKYTTDEISSEFYKLACNYGVSAGAEQSYVYLNGLASSYNEALALFEHLLADVQPDQAKLDQFVDQVLKSRADAKTSKYSIMSKLRSYAMYGEKNPANNLLSESQLKSIKAEELTSYIRNLTKYPHKIWYSGPLSTKALVKSLKKNHPKVKTPLQTPNPVQYVMQEPTNPVVYFAHYDMVQAEINWIKKSNLVNPNDAADISVFNEYFGGGMGSIVFQEIRESKALAYSCYGYYVSASKLGENNYMMSYVGTQADKLKESIEAMTDLLTTIPLDSQTFNNSKNALQQGLQTGRQLKMGIIFAYDRGLKLGIEEDNRAQLAQRLETISLNDLAEFHKNRVGGNYILVVLGSDEKLDMEYLKSLGTVKILSLEELFGY